GCGTCCGGAACAATGTCCTCGTCATGACGGCCGAGGAGCTGCTTCGGCCGCGTCCCGGGCACGCGTTGGCCAACATGCCGGCCCTCTTCTTCCATGACCGTGGTGCTCCAGGACAGTGGCTGTCCTTTTCAGGCTTCGGAAGTAGCGCCCGCGAAGTGGGGCTCACCGTGGACGGCATCGACTTAAGGGACCCCATTCGCGGCACGGTTGACCTGACGACCCTACCCACCTTCTGGGTGGCGAGCGTGCAGCTTGAGCCCATATGGCAGCGGTGGGAGGCACCGCGCGCTGCTGCGGGCGCCACCTTAAGGGCTGTGTCGTGCCGGCACGATGGGCCCAGACCTCTTTCCCACGTGGGTTATGAAAACGGCGATTGGGGCGTCCGTGCGGTGGATGTAGGGCTGGGTATGAAGCTCAGCCCGAAGACGGACGTGCTTGCCGGAGTCCTGCTGGCGGGCTTTGACGGCTTTGGCCCCCGGCAGCAGTACGATGCGCAGCGCATCAGAGCTACGGTTGGCGCACAGCTGGACCAGAATTGGCAGGCCAAATACACCGCGCTACTAACCAAAGCGGAAGCGGAGGTCACGCCGAGTCCCACAGAAATTGCCTTGCGCAGTGCAATATACCCGGTAACAAAGGATCGACGCCTCGATCACGCCCTGGTGGTGACGGGCAGGTGGAGGTCTGCCTTGGCCGTCGAAGCGACCTTCGCGCACACCGAACTCTCCAGGGAATTCCATGACTACCCCCTCAGGCTGCGCTGGTTGGACGACGCTCGGGTGCTGGCCCTTGCTGTCTCGGCGAGCCGCACGCGCGGACCGCTCGCAGGAATGGTGGGGGCTTCTTTGCAAGGGGCCAGTCTCTGCAGCGAACGCATGGGCAAGCACGCGGACCTCGAGGGGCGGATGCGCCTCGGCCTACGCGTGCAACCACACCATGGCTTGCAAGTTGCGCTCCTCCTGGACGGCCTTGGGCAGCTCCCAGGCACGCTTTATGTTGCCCCGGCGCTCCAGGCGAAAGCTGACTTGAGCCCAGAGCATCGTTTTACCCTGGATGCCAGCCGCGAGGTCTTTTTCCCCAGCTTTCAAGAACGATACGCCGTGGCCCCGGTGCGCGGCGACCAGCATCTGCAGCCGTGGGCAGTCCATAGACTCGTGGCCGCACTCGCAACCCAGCACGAGTGGTGCGCGTGGTATGCGGGCCTCTTTCTGCGTCAGTCGGCTCATGAGGTGATGGGTTCCTTGACGGAGGCGAAGGATGGACTCGTTTTTCGACAGTCAAATGCGAAACACAGGCTTGCGGGTCTGGTTGGAGCAGCCAAAGCGCAGCCTTTCTCCAGGCTCCAGCTGCGCGGAGCGCTCACTGTGCAACGTGCGCTGTTCGGCGATGAACGGCCCCCAGAGTTGCCCGAGTGGTTTGCCTCCTTGTCCGTCGGCTACGGGGTGGCCCTGTTTGGCTCGGACCTTGACTTGACCGGGAGACTCTCCTGCACGTTGCTCGGCCCTCGTTGTGATGTCACCCTCCTTCACCGGCTGGGGGCGGTTGCGGTGCCAGGAGCCGAGTTTGAGGCGCGCATCATGCACAACGCCAGCGTCTGGGTGCGCATCGATAATCTCTTGAGCTTCGACTATCAGGTCGTGTGGGGTTATCCGATGCCCAAACAGTTCTTCACTTGGGGGGTCAACTGGACCTTTGTCGACTGAGGAGGAACAAGCCGTGGCGAAAAGGATCATGCTAGCCGTACTAGCCGCCGTCCTCGTTCTTGTGGTTCTGGGCGTGATCTTTTTCCTGCTCAGCGCAGGGCGGCCTCTGTACCAGCCCGGGATGGTTCGCGCGGAAAAGGGGTTGCGCGCTCCGCTTCAGCCTCAGGCGCAGACGGCCGGTGACCAGCTTTGGTTGGTGGAGCCCGAGGTAAAGCTCTTCCATTTCGAGGAAGGAAGCGGGCCAGTTATCCTCGTTCTCCACGGTGGGCCGGGCTATCCCTACGTGGGGCCTCCCCCTGGGTTCCATCAGCTTGCTGACCACCACCGCATGATCTACTACCACCAGCGGGGCTGCGGCAACTCCACGCGTCCGGTGGACAAGTTTACACCCAAAAGCTTCTATCGGAACATGCTGAGTCTGGACAAGGCGCTCGGCCTGGGTGCACAGATCGCCGATATCGAAAGGATCCGCCGCATCCTTGGCGAGGAGAAGTTGACCCTGGTGGGGCACTCCTTCGGAGCGTTCCTGGCCGCGCTCTATGCAGCCGAGTTCCCTGAGCACGTGCGCGCTCTGGTCCTGATTTCGCCGGCGCAACTTCTCCAGTTTCCTGGTCCCGGAAACTTGCTCGACGAAGTAAGAACGCTCCTTCCGGAAGAGCTGAAGGGCGAGTATGACTCCTACCTGCGGCAATACCTGGATTTCAAGGAGCTCTTTGCGCGCAGTGAGGGGGAACTCATCGGGTTGAACGCGCGCTTTACTCGCTTTTACCTGGCGGCCGCCAAGGCAAAGGGGATGCCCGTACCTACCACGCTGCGCTTCCATGGGAATGGGGGGTGGATGGTGCAGGCGCTGTACTTGAGCATGGGCAAAAAGCATGACTATCGCGCTGCACTCAAACGGGTGACGGCCCCGGTGTTGATTCTGCACGGGGGGCGGGACATCCAACCTGTGGAGGCCAGCGCCGTGTATGCGCAGGCATTGCCGAACGCCGAGCTTCGCACGCTGCCAGAGGCTGGACACTTCCTTTTTGCCGATGCTCCAGACCAGTTCGCCGCCATGGTCAAGGATTTTCTGGACCAGCATCCATGAGGCGCCGGCCTTAGTGGCGGGCGGTCTTGCGGAGGGGGCTGCGCTGAAGGGGCTCCAGATGAAGCCGCAGCGACCGCGAGAAGGTCCTCTGCCCTGGGCGAACCCGCACACAAAGGGATTCATGGACCTTCAAGCGGCGCCGTGTCCACCATGCGCATGCCTGTGATGCGGTGGAGCGAGTCCTCCGCAAAGTCGACCGTTAGCAACCACCAGTTGCCGGTCTTTTCAGAGCGGAGCGTGAGCTCCAAGGAGGTGTCTCCGACCTTTTCCGCTTGTACCACTGTGAGCGGTGCCTGGCGAGACCCTACACGCTGGACAAAGGAGCGCAGGCGCGCCAGTCTTTCCGGCTGTTGGTAGGCGGGCGCAAAGTGGGCCTCCAACACTTCGGCAACTGCGGTTGTGTCACCCTGGTTCAGCAGGCGGAGCAGAGCCAGGGCGTGACCCTCCATGGGAGAAGCTCCGCGAAGTGGCAGCGGAAGCGCCTCGACCTTTTCCGCAGGCAGCTCATAGGGCTCCCCGAACACGATACGCGCCACCGTCTCGCTCGCCTGCCATGCTGGTTTGCCTGCCACGTTGGCTAGGCAAATCACTACCACGTCCTCGTCAAGAAAGCGCAGGAAGTCGGCGGAAAAGATGCCGTTGCCCCCGTTGTGAGCGACAAGGCGCGTTCCCCGCGAAGTGGTGAAAAGTGCCCAGCCATAACCGTAGAACGAGTTGGCTTCCGGGCCTTCCCGTACGTAAGGCCGATACAGCAAGTCGTGCAGCGTGTCCGGCAACACCCTGCCACTTTCAAGCGCCACGTGCCATTTGTACAAATCTCCAATGGTGGACAGGATGCCGCCATTGGCCCGCAGGTGCCAATAGGGGCCGTCGCTCGCCCACCGGTGGTCACGCAGGGTTCCCCAGTCGCGAGCTCCGCGGTAGCCGTGGGCAAGCTGACTTTCTCTCCAGGCAGGAAGTACGTAGCCCGTCTCCTTCATTCCAGCGGGAACGAAGAGGGCATCGTGCAGAAAGCGCTCGTAGGAGGTGTCAGTGAGCTGTTCGATGATGGCGCCGAGCAGGCTGTAGCCGACGTTAGAGTAATGGTACCGTTCGCCAGGCAAAAAGAGCAGTGGGGTGCGCAGTGCGAGGGCCACGAACTCCTCCCGGCTAATGGGCTCAAAGTCGTCGCCGATGGCGTCGGGGAAGCCGGCGGTATGAGTCAAAAGGTGGTGGAGTGTGATGCCTGCCTTGTCAGGCGGCACATTGGGGAAATATCGATCGATGGGGTCTCGGAGGTCAAGCTTGCCGAGCTCATAGAGTTTCAAGATGGCCGCAGCCGTAAATTGCTTGGTGATCGATCCCACGGTAAAGACAGTGCGCGGCGTCACCGGCAGCTTTCGTTCGCGGTCGGCGAACCCGTACCCTTTGGCCAAGATAATCTGTTGCCCTTTTGCCACAAGCAGGGCGCCGGAGAACCCTCGCGCCGCCACGCGTTGCATGTACTCGTCAATTCGCTCTGGCAAAGACCAACGATGACCATGGAGGCAAGAAAGGAAGAGACAACCCGCAAGCACACCCCCGATCCAACCGCCGAAACTTCTTTTCACGCGTTCGTCCTCCTGTTTCCGGCCTGGCGATGACGTTCATGAGACGCCGCCATCGGGGGCAAAGTTCCATTGAGGCAGAGCTCCCCCTCATCAATTCTTGGAGGCGATAGCGTGCATAATCAGGTTTGCGCCGCAAGAAAATGCAAGGCGCCTGCACTTTTTCCTTGAAATTTCCAGATGCCTGTGTTATATTTTTGCCGTCGTTCTTTGATGGTTTTGGCGTAGATTCCGGTGCTCCCCCTTGGGGAGGAAAAGGGAAGACGGTGCAAGTCCGTCGCAGCCCCGCTACTGTGATCCCGGGTGCATGATGATGTGCCTGTGCCCTGGTCAGGCATGCCACTGTCCGCAGCTTGGATGGGAAGGCGATCAGGGTCGGGAAAGCCAGGAAACCTGCCGGAGTCGGTGTCACCGTGTGAGCCTCCGCGGGTGAGGTGTCGGTGCAACGGAGTGTGCGCGACGTGCGAACCCTGGTCCTTTTCGGAGGCCAGGGTTTTTTGTTTGCGCCTCCCGCGCATGGGGCCGCCCATTGTGGAGGCAGAAGAGGAGCCGATCTGTGCGACGAGAAACGCTTTCGCTGGCAACTATGGCCACCTTCGCTGGTTTGATGGTCGCCTTGGGCTATCTGCTGAGCAGCGTGCCGAATGTGGAATTGGTGACCGCGACCGCTTTTGTTGCCGGCGTTGTGCTGGGCGCCAGACGCGGACTCCTCACTGCCGCCGTGGGTGAGCTGCTCTACGCGGCCATCAACCCCTAT
The sequence above is a segment of the candidate division KSB1 bacterium genome. Coding sequences within it:
- a CDS encoding alpha/beta hydrolase → MAKRIMLAVLAAVLVLVVLGVIFFLLSAGRPLYQPGMVRAEKGLRAPLQPQAQTAGDQLWLVEPEVKLFHFEEGSGPVILVLHGGPGYPYVGPPPGFHQLADHHRMIYYHQRGCGNSTRPVDKFTPKSFYRNMLSLDKALGLGAQIADIERIRRILGEEKLTLVGHSFGAFLAALYAAEFPEHVRALVLISPAQLLQFPGPGNLLDEVRTLLPEELKGEYDSYLRQYLDFKELFARSEGELIGLNARFTRFYLAAAKAKGMPVPTTLRFHGNGGWMVQALYLSMGKKHDYRAALKRVTAPVLILHGGRDIQPVEASAVYAQALPNAELRTLPEAGHFLFADAPDQFAAMVKDFLDQHP
- a CDS encoding beta-lactamase family protein, giving the protein MKRSFGGWIGGVLAGCLFLSCLHGHRWSLPERIDEYMQRVAARGFSGALLVAKGQQIILAKGYGFADRERKLPVTPRTVFTVGSITKQFTAAAILKLYELGKLDLRDPIDRYFPNVPPDKAGITLHHLLTHTAGFPDAIGDDFEPISREEFVALALRTPLLFLPGERYHYSNVGYSLLGAIIEQLTDTSYERFLHDALFVPAGMKETGYVLPAWRESQLAHGYRGARDWGTLRDHRWASDGPYWHLRANGGILSTIGDLYKWHVALESGRVLPDTLHDLLYRPYVREGPEANSFYGYGWALFTTSRGTRLVAHNGGNGIFSADFLRFLDEDVVVICLANVAGKPAWQASETVARIVFGEPYELPAEKVEALPLPLRGASPMEGHALALLRLLNQGDTTAVAEVLEAHFAPAYQQPERLARLRSFVQRVGSRQAPLTVVQAEKVGDTSLELTLRSEKTGNWWLLTVDFAEDSLHRITGMRMVDTAPLEGP